A single Kribbella aluminosa DNA region contains:
- a CDS encoding ParA family protein, whose translation MPRTLAVANQKGGVAKTTTVATLGAALAELGLRVLLVDLDPQACLTFSVGIDPEDLDKSIHHVLLGGVRARDVLIELEDGPDLLPATIALATAEVQLSRESGPEQVLRTALRPLRPAYDWIIVDCPPTLGLLTVNGLSAASDVLIPLQCETLAHRGVGQLLDTVHDVQRLTNPGLQVLGVLPTLYDGRTTHARAVLETIADTYSLDVLQPAIPKSIRFAEAPAIGETVLSTAPASPGATAYRALAAALVH comes from the coding sequence GTGCCTCGCACTCTCGCGGTCGCGAATCAGAAAGGCGGCGTGGCCAAGACGACCACCGTCGCCACGCTCGGCGCAGCCCTGGCCGAGCTCGGCCTCCGCGTGCTGCTCGTCGACCTGGACCCGCAGGCCTGTCTGACGTTCTCGGTCGGCATCGACCCGGAGGACCTGGACAAGTCCATCCATCACGTTCTGCTCGGCGGCGTCCGCGCCCGCGACGTACTGATCGAGCTCGAGGACGGTCCGGACCTGCTGCCCGCGACGATCGCGCTGGCGACCGCGGAGGTGCAGCTGTCCCGGGAGAGCGGCCCGGAGCAGGTACTGCGGACCGCCCTGCGCCCGCTGCGGCCGGCGTACGACTGGATCATCGTGGACTGCCCGCCGACCCTCGGGCTGCTGACGGTGAACGGGCTGTCCGCGGCGTCCGACGTACTGATTCCCTTGCAGTGCGAGACGTTGGCACATCGTGGCGTAGGGCAACTACTCGACACCGTGCACGACGTACAGCGGCTGACGAACCCCGGTCTGCAGGTGCTCGGGGTGCTGCCGACGCTGTACGACGGCCGGACGACGCACGCGCGGGCCGTGCTGGAGACGATCGCGGACACGTACTCGCTGGACGTGCTGCAGCCGGCGATCCCGAAGTCGATCCGGTTCGCGGAGGCGCCGGCGATTGGTGAGACCGTGCTCAGTACGGCGCCGGCCTCGCCCGGCGCGACGGCGTACCGGGCGTTGGCTGCCGCGCTGGTTCACTGA
- a CDS encoding alpha/beta fold hydrolase: MSTPRTLTLPDGVHPVTLETERGSFATLTAVPSIGTPLGTVLLVPGWTGSKEDFTPLVDHLCRYGWRTVAVDQRGQYETAGPADKSAYSLAELGADLVAMSKALGGFSQLVGHSFGGLVAREAVLTDPSVFSTISLLCSGPGAFTDEATLQSLQMLAYGLENLPIEQVYDMKLDHDNKAPGYVAPPADVAAFLRKRFTSNVPTSLAEITRRLTDAEDRTKQLAKTNVRKQVLHGATDDGWPIPAQHAMAAALGVEAEVIPEAGHSPAIDQPAKTARMLVDFFHDYPSLRTV, translated from the coding sequence GTGAGTACGCCGCGTACGTTGACGCTGCCCGACGGGGTTCACCCCGTGACGCTCGAGACCGAGCGGGGCTCCTTCGCCACGCTGACCGCCGTGCCGTCGATCGGCACGCCGCTGGGCACCGTGCTGCTCGTGCCGGGCTGGACGGGCAGCAAGGAGGACTTCACGCCCCTGGTCGACCACCTGTGCCGCTACGGCTGGCGTACGGTCGCCGTCGACCAGCGGGGCCAGTACGAGACCGCGGGCCCGGCCGACAAGTCGGCGTACTCGCTGGCGGAGCTGGGTGCGGACCTGGTCGCGATGAGCAAGGCGCTCGGTGGGTTCAGCCAGCTGGTCGGGCACTCGTTCGGCGGGCTCGTGGCGCGTGAGGCGGTGCTGACCGACCCCTCGGTGTTCTCCACGATCAGCCTGCTCTGCTCGGGCCCTGGCGCGTTCACCGACGAGGCGACGCTGCAGAGCCTGCAGATGCTCGCGTACGGTCTGGAGAACCTCCCGATCGAGCAGGTGTACGACATGAAGCTCGACCACGACAACAAGGCCCCTGGGTACGTCGCTCCGCCCGCGGACGTCGCGGCGTTCCTCCGGAAGCGGTTCACCAGCAACGTACCCACGAGCCTGGCCGAGATCACCCGCCGGCTGACGGACGCCGAGGACAGGACCAAGCAGCTGGCGAAGACCAACGTCCGCAAGCAGGTCCTGCACGGCGCCACCGACGACGGCTGGCCGATCCCAGCGCAGCACGCGATGGCTGCTGCGCTGGGCGTCGAGGCAGAGGTCATCCCGGAGGCTGGTCACTCACCCGCGATCGATCAGCCCGCGAAGACCGCCAGGATGCTCGTCGACTTCTTCCACGACTACCCGAGCCTCAGGACGGTCTGA
- a CDS encoding DUF4349 domain-containing protein: MGPIRVVAVVVGVLALAGCGGASNGEQASSGAPAKQDSGAVAKPQVPAQVPAQGKSAQGTSQGTSQGSAQGSAQGTSAGQNDPTITRAIIKTGSLIVEGDDVSAMRQKAVTAIAGLDGQVASEDTSSNQDGKITQSNLVLKVPTKSFETAIQQLSGLGKRLQVHQESEDVTEQVVDVASRIESQRASLDRMRALMTKANTIGDIVSVESELTRRESDLEALLAKQKNLSLQTDLATLTLTLTEKGKPPVQTQKPDKGFVAGLKSGWHAFTATFSAVATAIGALLPFLILLAILAVPLWRFRHKLRKQPAGQ; encoded by the coding sequence ATGGGGCCGATCAGGGTTGTTGCTGTTGTGGTGGGTGTGTTGGCGTTGGCGGGGTGTGGTGGGGCCTCGAACGGCGAGCAGGCGAGTAGTGGGGCACCGGCGAAGCAGGACTCGGGGGCGGTGGCCAAGCCGCAGGTACCGGCGCAGGTGCCGGCCCAGGGGAAGTCTGCGCAGGGCACGTCGCAGGGCACGTCGCAGGGGTCGGCGCAAGGATCGGCGCAAGGGACGTCGGCGGGGCAGAACGATCCGACGATCACCCGGGCGATCATCAAGACGGGTTCGCTGATCGTCGAAGGGGACGACGTGTCGGCGATGCGGCAGAAGGCTGTCACTGCGATCGCGGGACTGGACGGTCAGGTTGCGTCCGAGGACACCAGCAGTAACCAGGACGGCAAGATCACCCAGTCGAACCTTGTCCTGAAGGTTCCGACCAAGTCCTTCGAGACCGCGATCCAGCAGCTCTCGGGCCTCGGGAAGCGCCTGCAGGTACACCAGGAGTCCGAGGACGTCACCGAGCAGGTCGTGGACGTGGCGAGCCGGATCGAGTCGCAGCGCGCCAGCCTGGACCGGATGCGTGCGCTGATGACGAAGGCGAACACGATCGGCGACATCGTCTCGGTCGAGAGCGAGCTCACCCGCCGCGAGTCGGATCTGGAAGCCCTACTGGCCAAGCAGAAGAACCTCTCCCTGCAGACCGATCTGGCCACGCTCACGCTGACCCTGACCGAGAAGGGCAAGCCACCGGTCCAGACCCAGAAACCGGACAAGGGTTTCGTCGCCGGTCTGAAGAGCGGCTGGCACGCCTTCACCGCGACCTTCTCAGCGGTAGCGACGGCGATCGGCGCGCTGCTCCCGTTCCTGATCCTGCTGGCGATCCTCGCCGTACCGCTGTGGCGCTTCCGCCACAAGCTGCGCAAGCAGCCGGCCGGTCAGTGA